A single genomic interval of Gossypium raimondii isolate GPD5lz chromosome 11, ASM2569854v1, whole genome shotgun sequence harbors:
- the LOC105761274 gene encoding uncharacterized protein LOC105761274 gives MSMKPSIMIQICKLTVFFLFISFSAKSVSFAEIVFEESNDDESKAFQSAMTEVNVYSESESEVAYSDYCSSVVPESVTNSKAYTESFGAFNGYETGYYIGGNGILNPKINTISNSFSFETRHVSKTVADGVWKIEGSLMFYESYHPIPSPFHLKLHGFWSEFSGNLCMVGTGSAYSKQGNLLTPAAVFRLRNLRDSSNITTLITGTLESLSSSDGVSYFEPISVVMFPLLNYEYTFDFREFTHQFSGERDGLKNLAFNELPSRRFCSMIMGHLNEFKLQYARDCSSGKQTCLPFVRLNGYLPHFLSFSSIRCSEVERRIRVLIEFRNTSHVRKYPSFNPNTTLIGEGTWDDRENQLFVLVCRFLDIGESWSNAHVGDCTTRLSFRFPAILSIRETSSAMGQLWTTKTANDSGYFDRTIFRSTGNHMVGVPGLKYEYTEFNRVKNLCLRKVQLLRNKGQSYPSGHSTDLKFDMLVKSSENKSGWGSADPLAIGDQLYKPYLFLMDLPGTMLERPVPARLMNVSYEVSITLQTPIDVANGVLFSYIEEKVEIRAEGIYDSETGKLCMVGCRKLGFDNQVFENASVDCEILLNFEFSPLKPNQIGGYITGSIESTRTSSDLLKFDRLEVYSTIYKTDQRKSSIWTTDHQSTKVLLSNTLMCIFVGLQLYYVQNNPNVLPSISLVMLVILTLGHMVPLALDYETLRSNKQHWNMVSPHNGGLIELNEVIVTVVMVVAFLLLLRLLQLTASARSRDRNRKSLLFAEEMTLIVIACLYAAGAKFTLLVATEKRRLDVALLYFSSVESWYHSIYNDFKSYAGLILDGFLLPQILLNMFSKSKQKALSCSFYIGTTFVRLLPHAYDLYCNLNSVYYSMLQVSVSPVQCFVSAAWDVTIFWGLLLLAAIIYLQQKFDGHCILPSRLRQLESYSEEFHS, from the coding sequence ATGTCTATGAAACCTTCAATAATGATACAGATTTGTAAGCTCACAGTCTTCTTTTTGTTCATTAGTTTTTCTGCAAAATCTGTGTCATTTGCTGAGATTGTATTTGAAGAATCCAATGATGATGAGAGTAAAGCTTTCCAATCTGCCATGACTGAAGTGAATGTATACAGTGAGAGTGAAAGTGAAGTCGCTTACTCTGATTACTGCTCTTCAGTTGTTCCTGAATCAGTCACCAACTCTAAAGCTTACACCGAGAGTTTTGGAGCATTTAATGGATATGAAACTGGTTATTACATTGGTGGAAATGGAATTCTCAACCCAAAGATCAACACAATCTCGAATTCCTTCTCATTTGAAACCAGACATGTGTCTAAAACTGTTGCAGATGGTGTGTGGAAGATTGAGGGAAGCTTGATGTTCTACGAATCATATCATCCGATACCAAGTCCATTTCATTTGAAACTCCATGGATTCTGGTCTGAATTTTCTGGGAATCTCTGTATGGTTGGAACAGGTTCTGCTTACTCCAAACAGGGTAATCTGCTAACTCCTGCAGCAGTTTTCAGGCTTAGAAATCTCAGGGATTCGAGTAACATCACTACTTTGATTACTGGAACATTAGAGAGTCTAAGTTCTAGTGATGGGGTGAGCTACTTTGAACCCATTTCTGTAGTCATGTTTCCTTTGTTGAATTATGAGTACACTTTTGACTTCAGAGAGTTTACACATCAGTTTTCTGGTGAAAGAGATGGCCTGAAGAATTTGGCATTCAATGAACTTCCAAGTAGAAGATTTTGTTCAATGATAATGGGCCATCTAAATGAATTTAAGCTGCAGTACGCAAGGGACTGCAGTTCTGGAAAGCAAACTTGCCTTCCATTTGTTCGGTTGAATGGCTATTTGCCTCATTTTCTGTCATTTTCAAGCATTAGGTGTTCAGAGGTTGAAAGGAGAATTCGGGTTTTGATAGAATTTAGAAACACTAGCCATGTCCGAAAATACCCTTCTTTCAATCCCAACACAACATTGATTGGAGAAGGAACATGGGATGATAGGGAAAACCAGCTATTCGTTCTTGTTTGTCGGTTTTTAGACATTGGAGAATCTTGGTCTAACGCTCATGTTGGTGACTGCACAACAAGGTTGAGCTTTAGATTCCCAGCAATCTTGTCTATCAGAGAGACTAGCAGTGCAATGGGGCAACTATGGACCACAAAAACCGCAAATGATTCTGGTTACTTTGATAGGACTATATTCCGAAGTACCGGGAACCATATGGTGGGAGTTCCTGGTTTGAAGTATGAATACACCGAATTTAACAGAGTAAAAAATCTATGCCTGAGAAAGGTGCAGCTGCTCCGGAACAAGGGACAAAGTTACCCAAGTGGCCATTCCACAGACTTGAAATTTGACATGTTGGTTAAAAGTTCAGAGAATAAAAGTGGATGGGGTTCTGCGGATCCTCTCGCCATCGGCGATCAGTTATACAAGCCTTATTTGTTTCTGATGGATCTTCCTGGCACCATGCTGGAAAGACCAGTGCCTGCAAGGCTTATGAATGTTAGCTATGAAGTGAGCATCACATTGCAAACTCCTATAGATGTAGCTAATGgagttttattttcttacattgAAGAGAAAGTGGAGATTAGAGCTGAAGGGATTTATGATTCTGAAACTGGAAAGTTGTGTATGGTTGGTTGCAGAAAGTTGGGATTTGATAACCAAGTGTTCGAAAATGCTTCTGTGGACTGTGAAATTCTTTTGaactttgagttttctccattaaaaccaaatcaaattgGAGGATATATCACGGGAAGCATTGAAAGCACCCGGACAAGTTCTGATCTTCTTAAATTTGATCGTCTAGAGGTGTATTCTACTATCTACAAGACCGATCAACGAAAAAGTTCGATTTGGACAACGGATCATCAGAGTACAAAGGTTCTATTATCTAACACACTAATGTGCATCTTTGTAGGATTGCAGCTTTATTATGTGCAGAATAACCCAAACGTACTCCCTTCCATTTCACTTGTTATGCTTGTGATTCTTACCTTGGGCCACATGGTTCCTCTTGCACTAGACTATGAAACCTTGCGCTCCAACAAGCAACATTGGAACATGGTTTCGCCGCACAATGGTGGattgattgaattaaatgaagtgATTGTGACGGTAGTTATGGTGGTTGCTTTCTTACTACTACTTCGCCTTCTCCAATTAACAGCCTCAGCTAGATCACGTGACAGAAACCGGAAGTCCTTGCTGTTTGCGGAAGAAATGACCCTAATTGTGATTGCATGTCTATATGCTGCTGGGGCCAAATTTACACTGCTTGTTGCCACGGAGAAGCGTAGACTGGATGTTGCATTGCTTTACTTTTCATCCGTCGAATCCTGGTATCATTCCATCTACAATGACTTCAAATCATATGCAGGTTTAATCTTGGACGGCTTTCTTTTGCCTCAGATACTTCTCAACATGTTCTCAAAATCCAAACAGAAGGCACTCAGTTGTTCATTCTATATCGGGACCACTTTTGTTCGATTGCTGCCACATGCATATGATCTTTATTGCAATCTCAACTCTGTTTATTACAGCATGTTACAAGTTTCCGTGAGTCCTGTCCAGTGTTTTGTCTCCGCTGCTTGGGATGTTACAATATTTTGGGGGCTCCTCCTGCTTGCTGCAATCATTTACTTGCAGCAAAAGTTTGATGGTCATTGCATTCTTCCATCCAGACTTAGACAGCTGGAATCATATTCTGAGGAGTTCCATTCGTAA
- the LOC105761276 gene encoding probable ubiquitin-conjugating enzyme E2 26 isoform X2, with the protein MDPEVIKIPPPIPLSVKSKNKQVATHEVIDVDNNEDSTDTMILDEVVDIRSKGKAIKSSSGVCPVIKAEDFVAKSLGLINKVTPPKHSIQGSQNISNLDCNLASSDELFYTNYLNDFMDAGKYAMLQEHFNGVELPAGEDTSIPWFENMTIEVPDGLEASIPWFENISESKKKTSHGTISLTTNANDNLHFLWLQDPAHINMNAASVSNSSSLTPDDPLSHSPGVANLSSPSLFSQILQSQNSATSQTISSIQDLPVVHLPDLTNGNNASHHIEMILSHAIMSPVDAPNHTVVAEPPSPFWLPVVTPEQFFNKHSIYSNFPDLVHGAYITPEEVADIRNQKNVDEEAILSKLRLFKQFDTVEDFSDHHYASSGASTKQPPKNWSKKIQEEWKILEKDLPDTIFVRVYESRMDLLRAVIIGAEGTPYHDGLFFFDVFFPASYPKEPPHVYYHSGGLRLNPNLYDCGKVCLSLLNTWSGKKNERWIPGMSTMLQVLVSIQALILNQKPYFNEPGWERLSGTPKGELMSRQYNEETFILSLKTMIYSMRRPPKHFEDFVVGHFYTCAHDILVACKAYMDGAQVGCPVKGGIQDVEEGEKSCSPKFKVSMAGCVNMLVKEFTVLGVKDCEKFLVAPESRNNGVDSMPMAAANMN; encoded by the exons ATGGACCCCGAAGTGATCAAGATTCCTCCTCCGATTCCTCTCTCTGTTAAGTCTAAAAATAAACAG GTTGCTACTCATGAAGTAATTGATGTTGATAACAATGAAGATTCAACCGACACAATGATCCTTGATGAGGTAGTTGATATAAGGAGCAAAGGGAAGGCTATAAAAAGTAGCTCTGGTGTTTGCCCTGTTATTAAAGCTGAA GATTTTGTGGCTAAATCTCTTGGTTTGATAAACAAGGTTACACCTCCTAAGCATTCTATCCAAGGATCACAAAATATATCTAACCTTGATTGCAATTTGGCCTCTAGTGATGAgcttttttatacaaattactTGAATGATTTCATGGATGCTGGTAAGTATGCCATGTTGCAAGAACATTTTAATGGTGTTGAGCTTCCTGCTGGAGAAGATACATCCATCCCATGGTTTGAAAATATGACCATTGAGGTTCCTGATGGATTAGAGGCATCCATCCCATGGTTTGAAAATATTTCAGAGAGTAAAAAGAAAACTTCTCATGGAACCATCTCATTGACTACTAATGCAAATGACAATTTACATTTCTTGTGGTTACAAGATCCTGCTCATATCAATATGAATGCAGCTTCAGTTAGTAATTCAAGTTCCCTTACCCCGGATGACCCTTTGAGTCATTCTCCTGGTGTAGCAAATCTATCTTCACCTTCgttattttctcaaattcttCAAAGTCAGAACTCTGCTACTTCACAAACTATATCTAGTATTCAAGATCTTCCAGTTGTGCATCTGCCTGATTTAACTAATGGTAATAATGCGAGTCACCACATAGAAATGATATTATCTCATGCAATCATGTCCCCTGTAGATGCACCAAATCACACTGTGGTTGCAGAACCACCCTCACCTTTTTGGTTACCCGTGGTGACTCCGGAACAATTTTTCAATAAGCATAGTATCTATTCAAATTTTCCTGATTTAGTTCATGGCGCATATATAACTCCTGAAGAAGTGGCAGACATCAGAAATCAGAAAAATGTAGATGAAGAAGCTATCCTCAGTAAGCTCCGACTTTTTAAACAGTTTGATACTGTTGAAGATTTTTCAGATCATCACTATGCTTCCAGTGGTGCTTCAACAAAGCAG CCACCGAAGAATTGGTCAAAGAAGATTCAGGAGGAGTGGAAAATACTTGAGAAGGATTTGCCAG ATACTATTTTTGTTAGGGTTTATGAATCAAGAATGGATCTCCTAAGGGCTGTAATTATTGGAGCAGAGGGCACTCCTTACCATGATGGTCTCTTCTTCTTTGATGTTTTCTTCCCTGCTAGCTATCCTAAAGAACCACCA CATGTTTACTATCACTCTGGCGGACTTCGACTCAACCCAAATTTGTATGACTGTGGGAAAGTTTGCCTTAGTCTTCTTAATACCTGGTCTGGTAAAAAGAACGAGAGATGGATACCTGGCATGTCAACTATGCTCCAAGTTCTGGTATCTATTCAAGCTCTAATCTTGAATCAGAAGCCTTACTTTAATGAGCCAGGTTGGGAACGTCTTAGTGGCACACCAAAAGGTGAATTAATGTCCAGGCAATACAATGAAGAGACATTTATCTTGTCACTGAAGACAATGATCTATTCAATGAGGAGGCCTCCAAAG CATTTTGAGGACTTTGTTGTCGGCCATTTCTACACGTGTGCTCATGATATTCTTGTGGCATGCAAAGCATATATGGATGGGGCTCAGGTAGGTTGCCCGGTAAAAGGTGGTATCCAAGATGTCGAAGAAGGTGAGAAGAGTTGCTCACCGAAGTTTAAGGTCTCCATGGCTGGATGCGTAAATATGCTTGTGAAAGAATTTACGGTTTTGGGAGTCAAGGATTGTGAGAAATTCCTTGTTGCCCCTGAATCTCGAAATAATGGAGTTGATAGTATGCCCATGGCTGCTGCAAATATGAACTAG
- the LOC105761276 gene encoding probable ubiquitin-conjugating enzyme E2 26 isoform X1: MDPEVIKIPPPIPLSVKSKNKQVATHEVIDVDNNEDSTDTMILDEVVDIRSKGKAIKSSSGVCPVIKAEVCERLNCSCSCCCLSCLDFVAKSLGLINKVTPPKHSIQGSQNISNLDCNLASSDELFYTNYLNDFMDAGKYAMLQEHFNGVELPAGEDTSIPWFENMTIEVPDGLEASIPWFENISESKKKTSHGTISLTTNANDNLHFLWLQDPAHINMNAASVSNSSSLTPDDPLSHSPGVANLSSPSLFSQILQSQNSATSQTISSIQDLPVVHLPDLTNGNNASHHIEMILSHAIMSPVDAPNHTVVAEPPSPFWLPVVTPEQFFNKHSIYSNFPDLVHGAYITPEEVADIRNQKNVDEEAILSKLRLFKQFDTVEDFSDHHYASSGASTKQPPKNWSKKIQEEWKILEKDLPDTIFVRVYESRMDLLRAVIIGAEGTPYHDGLFFFDVFFPASYPKEPPHVYYHSGGLRLNPNLYDCGKVCLSLLNTWSGKKNERWIPGMSTMLQVLVSIQALILNQKPYFNEPGWERLSGTPKGELMSRQYNEETFILSLKTMIYSMRRPPKHFEDFVVGHFYTCAHDILVACKAYMDGAQVGCPVKGGIQDVEEGEKSCSPKFKVSMAGCVNMLVKEFTVLGVKDCEKFLVAPESRNNGVDSMPMAAANMN, translated from the exons ATGGACCCCGAAGTGATCAAGATTCCTCCTCCGATTCCTCTCTCTGTTAAGTCTAAAAATAAACAG GTTGCTACTCATGAAGTAATTGATGTTGATAACAATGAAGATTCAACCGACACAATGATCCTTGATGAGGTAGTTGATATAAGGAGCAAAGGGAAGGCTATAAAAAGTAGCTCTGGTGTTTGCCCTGTTATTAAAGCTGAAGTATGtgaaagattgaattgttcttGCAGTTGTTGCTGTTTATCGTGCCtg GATTTTGTGGCTAAATCTCTTGGTTTGATAAACAAGGTTACACCTCCTAAGCATTCTATCCAAGGATCACAAAATATATCTAACCTTGATTGCAATTTGGCCTCTAGTGATGAgcttttttatacaaattactTGAATGATTTCATGGATGCTGGTAAGTATGCCATGTTGCAAGAACATTTTAATGGTGTTGAGCTTCCTGCTGGAGAAGATACATCCATCCCATGGTTTGAAAATATGACCATTGAGGTTCCTGATGGATTAGAGGCATCCATCCCATGGTTTGAAAATATTTCAGAGAGTAAAAAGAAAACTTCTCATGGAACCATCTCATTGACTACTAATGCAAATGACAATTTACATTTCTTGTGGTTACAAGATCCTGCTCATATCAATATGAATGCAGCTTCAGTTAGTAATTCAAGTTCCCTTACCCCGGATGACCCTTTGAGTCATTCTCCTGGTGTAGCAAATCTATCTTCACCTTCgttattttctcaaattcttCAAAGTCAGAACTCTGCTACTTCACAAACTATATCTAGTATTCAAGATCTTCCAGTTGTGCATCTGCCTGATTTAACTAATGGTAATAATGCGAGTCACCACATAGAAATGATATTATCTCATGCAATCATGTCCCCTGTAGATGCACCAAATCACACTGTGGTTGCAGAACCACCCTCACCTTTTTGGTTACCCGTGGTGACTCCGGAACAATTTTTCAATAAGCATAGTATCTATTCAAATTTTCCTGATTTAGTTCATGGCGCATATATAACTCCTGAAGAAGTGGCAGACATCAGAAATCAGAAAAATGTAGATGAAGAAGCTATCCTCAGTAAGCTCCGACTTTTTAAACAGTTTGATACTGTTGAAGATTTTTCAGATCATCACTATGCTTCCAGTGGTGCTTCAACAAAGCAG CCACCGAAGAATTGGTCAAAGAAGATTCAGGAGGAGTGGAAAATACTTGAGAAGGATTTGCCAG ATACTATTTTTGTTAGGGTTTATGAATCAAGAATGGATCTCCTAAGGGCTGTAATTATTGGAGCAGAGGGCACTCCTTACCATGATGGTCTCTTCTTCTTTGATGTTTTCTTCCCTGCTAGCTATCCTAAAGAACCACCA CATGTTTACTATCACTCTGGCGGACTTCGACTCAACCCAAATTTGTATGACTGTGGGAAAGTTTGCCTTAGTCTTCTTAATACCTGGTCTGGTAAAAAGAACGAGAGATGGATACCTGGCATGTCAACTATGCTCCAAGTTCTGGTATCTATTCAAGCTCTAATCTTGAATCAGAAGCCTTACTTTAATGAGCCAGGTTGGGAACGTCTTAGTGGCACACCAAAAGGTGAATTAATGTCCAGGCAATACAATGAAGAGACATTTATCTTGTCACTGAAGACAATGATCTATTCAATGAGGAGGCCTCCAAAG CATTTTGAGGACTTTGTTGTCGGCCATTTCTACACGTGTGCTCATGATATTCTTGTGGCATGCAAAGCATATATGGATGGGGCTCAGGTAGGTTGCCCGGTAAAAGGTGGTATCCAAGATGTCGAAGAAGGTGAGAAGAGTTGCTCACCGAAGTTTAAGGTCTCCATGGCTGGATGCGTAAATATGCTTGTGAAAGAATTTACGGTTTTGGGAGTCAAGGATTGTGAGAAATTCCTTGTTGCCCCTGAATCTCGAAATAATGGAGTTGATAGTATGCCCATGGCTGCTGCAAATATGAACTAG
- the LOC105761278 gene encoding metallothionein-like protein type 3: MSGTCGNCDCADRSQCTKKGNSNTMIVETEKSYINNVEMDAPAENDGKCNCGTGCSCTDCTCGH; encoded by the exons ATGTCTGGCACGTGCGGCAACTGTGACTGCGCTGACCGCAGCCAATGCAC GAAGAAGGGAAACAGCAACACCATGATCGTTGAGACTGAGAAGAG CTACATCAACAATGTTGAGATGGATGCTCCAGCTGAGAACGATGGCAAGTGCAATTGCGGTACTGGCTGCAGCTGCACAGACTGCACCTGTGGCCACTAA
- the LOC105801312 gene encoding uncharacterized protein LOC105801312 — protein sequence MCAHFPRKPFVQVDGTWLYGKYTQILLLAVAQDGNRNVLPIAFAIVDKENMESWEFFLTNLRRYVISNDNICIISHRGKGLIAAIRRSGVPWRSVYCIRHIAANFQLDYKNADWKRQVVRIAYELEPHIFRQRMARLESDMEGQTNTSFRQWLGTMEPWLATLMPRMGQQQVNQMEAGHVFVEGIRDAMVVNRRMARSMTVEVYSRHNETFRVTETIGCRPSIPPRSYGVDLRNRRCDCRRFQTLHFPCAHVVAACAKVGLNIEQFIDEVYTIERTLRVWENEFPVLPDLSTWEQQHHAGGAEPLAPVPQAPSLTPT from the exons ATGTGTGCGCATTTCCCACGCAAACCATTTGTGCAAGTAGATGGAACCTGGCTATATGGAAAATACACACAGATCTTACTTCTTGCGGTTGCTCAAGACGGCAACAGGAACGTactcccgatagcatttgccatCGTCGATAAGGAGAACATGGAATCGTGGGAGTTCTTTCTTACCAACTTGCGGAGGTATGTGATTAGCAATgataacatttgcatcattTCCCATAGAGGTAAAGGATTAATTGCAGCCATTAGGCGTTCTGGTGTACCATGGAGATCTGTTTACTGCATCCGGCACATCGCGGCTAACTTCCAGctagattataagaatgcagactggaagagacaagttgTGAGAATTG CGTACGAGCTAGAGCCACACATTTTTCGCCAAAGAATGGCTCggcttgagagtgacatggagggtcaAACCAACACATCTTTCCGGCAGTGGCTGGGTACCATGGAGCCGTG gttggctaccttgatgccaagaatgggtcagcagcAAGTGAATCAGATGGAGGCGGGACATGTCTTTGTCGAAGGCATTAGGGATGCAATGGTTGTAAACCGTCGAATGGCGAGGTCGATGACAGTAGAAGTATATTCACGACATAATGAAACGTTTCGAGTTACAGAGACCATCGGTTGTCGACCCAGTATACCACCtaggtcctacggagttgatctccgAAATAGACGGTGCGATTGCAGGAGGTTTCAAACACTTCATTTTCCATGTGCACACGTCGTGGCAGCTTGTGCTAAAGTTGGGCTCAATATAGAACAATTTATCGATGAAGTGTACACCATCGAACGCACGTTGCGTGTATGGGAAAACGAGTTCCCCGTGCTTCCTGACCTATCTACTTGGGAG CAGCAGCACCATGCAGGTGGGGCAGAGCCATTGGCGCCTGTCCCTCAAGCTCCTTCATTGACGCCTACTTGA